Proteins encoded by one window of Streptomyces sp. NBC_01477:
- a CDS encoding carbon-nitrogen hydrolase family protein — MIAVLGEGGFVVERSLSIAVAQPRCTDHDVAANAVAHAEAVLAADARVVVFPEMSLTGYRLDAVPVFPDDERLAPIVAACAGTGTLALVGAPVPGPHIGVLAVDADGARVVYGKVHLHGSEADRFVPGEPAVIDVDGWRLGLAVCRDTGVPDHAAKTAALGIDGYLAGVVHADHEAELHAERARRVAADHGVWVATAAFAGPTGGGFDRTSGGSGIWSADGALIAGAGAAPDEIARAVFTR, encoded by the coding sequence ATGATCGCTGTTCTCGGCGAGGGGGGGTTCGTGGTGGAGCGGTCGTTGAGCATCGCGGTGGCGCAGCCGAGGTGTACGGATCACGATGTGGCGGCCAACGCGGTGGCGCACGCGGAGGCGGTCCTGGCGGCGGACGCGCGGGTGGTGGTGTTCCCCGAGATGTCGCTGACGGGATACCGCCTGGACGCGGTGCCGGTCTTCCCGGACGACGAACGGCTGGCCCCGATCGTGGCCGCCTGTGCCGGGACCGGGACGCTCGCCCTGGTCGGCGCGCCGGTGCCGGGACCGCACATCGGCGTCCTGGCGGTGGACGCGGACGGTGCGCGCGTGGTGTACGGGAAGGTCCACCTGCACGGCAGCGAGGCCGACCGCTTCGTTCCCGGCGAGCCCGCCGTGATCGACGTGGACGGGTGGCGGCTGGGGCTCGCCGTCTGCCGCGACACCGGAGTGCCCGACCATGCCGCGAAGACGGCCGCCCTGGGCATCGACGGCTACCTGGCCGGTGTCGTCCACGCCGATCACGAGGCCGAGCTGCACGCTGAGCGCGCCCGCCGGGTCGCCGCGGACCACGGGGTGTGGGTCGCCACGGCCGCTTTCGCGGGGCCGACCGGCGGCGGCTTCGACCGTACGTCCGGCGGTTCGGGCATCTGGTCCGCCGACGGTGCGCTGATCGCCGGGGCGGGCGCCGCCCCCGACGAGATCGCCCGGGCGGTCTTCACCAGGTGA
- a CDS encoding carboxymuconolactone decarboxylase family protein produces the protein MNARLNILASPAVASALKHITAAGKVLSGLSVPSTTQELMKIRASQINGCGFCLDMHHKEAAKAGETPLRLSLVAAWREATVYTDAERAALELTEQGTRIADASGGVPDEVWENAAKHYDEEQLSAMVGMIAVINAFNRMNVMIQQPAGDYQPGQFG, from the coding sequence ATGAACGCTCGCCTGAACATCCTCGCCAGCCCTGCCGTGGCCTCGGCCCTGAAGCACATCACCGCCGCAGGCAAAGTGCTCAGCGGCCTGTCGGTGCCGTCCACGACGCAGGAGCTGATGAAGATCCGAGCCAGCCAGATCAACGGCTGCGGCTTCTGCCTCGACATGCACCACAAGGAGGCGGCGAAGGCCGGCGAGACCCCGCTCCGCCTCAGCCTGGTCGCGGCCTGGCGCGAGGCCACCGTCTACACCGACGCCGAGCGCGCCGCCCTGGAGCTGACCGAGCAGGGCACCCGGATCGCCGACGCCTCCGGCGGCGTCCCCGACGAGGTGTGGGAGAACGCCGCCAAGCACTACGACGAGGAGCAGCTCTCCGCCATGGTCGGGATGATCGCCGTCATCAACGCCTTCAACCGGATGAACGTCATGATCCAGCAGCCGGCCGGCGACTACCAGCCCGGCCAGTTCGGCTGA
- a CDS encoding response regulator, producing MAIDERSRPREESLRRAHDALDGLVRELASEPAPAPAGADDPAGALANALERLAALAVLHDALQSQVLQAARDAAAEGANYAQLGAAWNITRQGARKRWPGLVFSRTPAHHPPQGDPMETTAPERSYTVLLVEDDDADALLIEEALLERGTARAVQRATDGISALAHLRDPANPRPDLLVLDLNMPRMNGRELLAVLKTDPVLATVPVVVLTTSSAPDDITSAYREHANAYVTKPVNLDDFNRAVQGIDDFFLDTVVHPDRP from the coding sequence ATGGCCATCGATGAGCGGTCCCGACCGCGGGAGGAGTCGCTGCGGCGGGCACACGACGCTCTGGACGGCCTCGTCCGCGAGCTGGCCTCGGAACCGGCTCCCGCCCCGGCCGGCGCCGACGATCCCGCGGGCGCGCTGGCGAACGCGCTGGAGCGGCTGGCCGCCCTCGCCGTACTCCACGACGCGCTCCAGTCCCAGGTGCTCCAGGCCGCCAGGGACGCGGCCGCCGAGGGGGCCAACTACGCCCAGCTCGGCGCCGCCTGGAACATCACCCGGCAGGGCGCGCGCAAGCGCTGGCCCGGCCTGGTCTTCTCCCGCACCCCTGCGCACCACCCGCCGCAAGGAGACCCCATGGAAACGACCGCACCCGAGCGCTCCTACACCGTGCTGCTCGTCGAGGACGACGACGCCGACGCGCTGCTGATCGAGGAGGCGCTGCTCGAACGCGGCACAGCGCGCGCCGTGCAGCGCGCGACCGATGGCATCTCCGCGCTCGCCCACCTGCGCGACCCGGCCAACCCCCGTCCCGACCTGCTCGTGCTGGACCTGAACATGCCGCGGATGAACGGCCGGGAACTGCTGGCCGTACTCAAGACCGACCCGGTCCTCGCGACCGTCCCGGTCGTGGTGCTCACCACCTCCTCGGCGCCCGACGACATCACCAGCGCCTATCGCGAGCACGCCAACGCGTACGTCACCAAGCCGGTCAACCTCGACGACTTCAACCGCGCCGTCCAGGGCATCGACGACTTCTTCCTCGACACGGTCGTCCACCCCGACCGCCCCTGA
- a CDS encoding CHASE3 domain-containing protein, with protein sequence MEGRWTTSRWLTVGVSGALLVLLVLSALVAGFFRHSGTVTDQLVDHSSPALTEAALLEAALINQETGTRGYALSGQVQFLQPYTQGLTQQKDAVAELRDLVAGDRTASADLDLVVARAARWRTDVAEPIAASPPGRPVPASLSQPGKGKAEFDALRAALLTQQHHLEQRSDAARADLKHTRHMRNWIFSAIALVILALAVLVFFALRRGVNRPLERLARQARAVADGDFEHPIDSVGPADLRALARDVEAMRGRLARELSSSKEAREAIGAHAIDLARSNAELEQFAYVASHDLQEPLRKVASFCQLLQRRYADQLDERAGQYIDYAVDGANRMQTLINDLLAFSRVGRVHNDYALVDLNEVWGATEAALSVGIAETGAVLTHDRLPTVTGDKTQLGMLLQNLISNAVKFRSDERAPRIHLACERDGDLWHFAFTDNGIGIEAEFAERVFVIFQRLHTRETYPGNGIGLAMCKKVVEFHGGTIGVDPGHTGGARIVFTLPADPPQVPGPTAAAESDGRHVPESDAAGQAPASPGGSGQAGPAL encoded by the coding sequence ATGGAGGGCCGGTGGACCACCTCGCGCTGGCTGACGGTCGGCGTGTCGGGAGCGCTGCTGGTCCTGCTGGTGCTCTCGGCCCTGGTGGCGGGGTTCTTCCGGCACTCAGGGACGGTCACCGACCAGCTGGTCGACCACAGCAGCCCCGCGCTGACCGAGGCCGCGCTCCTGGAGGCGGCGCTGATCAACCAGGAGACCGGCACCCGCGGCTACGCCCTCTCCGGGCAGGTCCAGTTCCTCCAGCCTTACACCCAGGGGCTGACCCAGCAGAAGGACGCGGTGGCCGAGCTCCGCGACCTGGTGGCCGGCGACCGCACCGCGTCGGCCGACCTGGACCTGGTCGTGGCCCGGGCCGCGCGCTGGCGGACCGATGTGGCCGAGCCCATCGCCGCCAGCCCGCCGGGCCGGCCGGTCCCCGCGTCGCTGTCCCAGCCCGGCAAGGGCAAGGCGGAGTTCGACGCGCTGCGGGCCGCTCTGCTGACCCAGCAGCACCATCTGGAGCAGCGCAGCGACGCCGCCCGGGCCGACCTGAAGCACACCCGCCATATGCGCAACTGGATCTTCTCCGCGATCGCGCTGGTCATCCTCGCCCTCGCGGTGCTGGTCTTCTTCGCCCTGCGCCGCGGGGTCAACCGGCCCCTGGAGCGGCTGGCACGGCAGGCGCGGGCGGTGGCGGACGGCGACTTCGAGCACCCCATCGACAGCGTCGGCCCGGCCGACCTGCGCGCGCTGGCCCGCGATGTGGAGGCCATGCGCGGGCGGCTGGCCAGGGAACTGTCCAGCAGCAAGGAGGCCCGCGAGGCGATCGGCGCCCACGCCATCGACCTGGCGCGCTCCAACGCCGAGCTGGAGCAGTTCGCCTACGTCGCCTCCCACGACCTCCAGGAGCCGCTGCGCAAGGTCGCGAGCTTCTGCCAGCTCCTCCAGCGCCGCTACGCGGACCAGCTCGACGAACGGGCCGGCCAGTACATCGACTACGCGGTCGACGGCGCGAACCGTATGCAGACCCTCATCAACGACCTGCTCGCCTTCTCCCGCGTCGGCCGGGTCCACAACGACTACGCCCTGGTCGACCTCAACGAGGTGTGGGGGGCCACCGAGGCCGCGCTGAGCGTCGGCATCGCGGAGACCGGCGCGGTCCTCACCCACGACCGGCTCCCCACGGTGACCGGCGACAAGACCCAGCTCGGCATGCTCCTGCAGAACCTGATCAGCAACGCCGTCAAATTCCGGTCCGACGAACGCGCCCCGCGCATCCACCTGGCCTGCGAGCGGGACGGCGACCTGTGGCACTTCGCCTTCACCGACAACGGCATCGGCATCGAGGCCGAGTTCGCCGAGCGCGTCTTCGTGATCTTCCAGCGCCTGCACACCCGCGAGACCTATCCCGGCAACGGCATCGGGCTGGCCATGTGCAAGAAGGTGGTCGAATTCCACGGCGGCACGATCGGCGTCGACCCCGGCCACACCGGTGGCGCCCGGATCGTCTTCACCCTCCCCGCCGACCCGCCCCAGGTCCCAGGGCCGACCGCCGCTGCCGAGTCAGACGGTCGACACGTTCCGGAATCCGACGCGGCCGGTCAGGCGCCCGCTTCTCCCGGCGGTAGCGGGCAGGCCGGACCGGCGCTCTGA
- a CDS encoding macro domain-containing protein: MTEDRVQPPLRVVLADVNTTVVESWRAAFADTPEVEIRAGSIVDEDVDAWVSPTNSRGRMDGGVDAVIKRHLGAGIQLRVQRAIRSRFGGRLPVGSAVCVPSGAVTPKFLISAPTMEESAQNVSETLNVALACAAAFQAIHRQNGEAPGSITSVALVGMGARTGRVPARVCANLMWTGYTLFNDYSFEDDDDLRRTIVAQLDDLDKAPDTERVRIAPPVRRNSRR; this comes from the coding sequence ATGACCGAAGACCGCGTGCAGCCGCCGCTCAGGGTGGTGCTGGCCGACGTCAACACGACCGTGGTGGAGTCCTGGCGGGCGGCGTTCGCCGACACCCCCGAGGTCGAGATCCGCGCCGGCTCGATAGTCGACGAGGACGTCGACGCCTGGGTCAGTCCCACCAATTCCCGCGGCCGGATGGACGGCGGCGTCGACGCGGTCATCAAGCGGCACCTCGGCGCGGGCATCCAGCTGCGCGTGCAGCGGGCGATCCGGAGCCGGTTCGGCGGACGGCTCCCGGTCGGAAGCGCGGTGTGCGTCCCGTCAGGGGCGGTCACCCCGAAGTTCCTGATCTCGGCCCCGACGATGGAGGAGTCCGCTCAGAACGTGAGCGAGACCCTGAATGTCGCTCTGGCGTGCGCCGCCGCCTTCCAGGCGATCCACCGACAGAACGGGGAGGCACCGGGCAGCATCACCTCGGTGGCGCTGGTCGGCATGGGCGCCAGGACCGGCCGGGTGCCTGCGCGGGTGTGCGCCAACCTGATGTGGACCGGCTACACGCTCTTCAACGACTACTCGTTCGAGGACGACGACGACCTGCGCCGCACGATCGTCGCGCAGCTCGACGACCTCGACAAAGCGCCCGACACGGAGCGGGTACGCATAGCGCCACCGGTGCGCCGCAACTCCCGTCGCTGA
- a CDS encoding ADP-ribosyltransferase domain-containing protein, with protein MSDTTAPAAPDPNDPLALAELFEGGGEPWLPLLKPVIEAQPDAAAFIGPGRGPEVVPVRELTFQALKPHAPHKWKVVVFGQNPYPRPESATGIAMFDNTFHDWTDSQFGRVVSIRCIIKAAAMWKYGIPKKTPIADVRALLRKQDTVQPPEWFQAMLTQGVLLLNAALTARSDGAAGPDRHTAFWRPVAERIVEEILRAKQDADEEDRGVVFAWWGAHARNLKKVVLRLQKKYPGVEVRHIDHPNPAAQGDVFCDGDHFAMVNEALASLGADHVDWLPSTGWNTHATETGGTDSGTAERMGAFIASTMELHQLYLERLAGVKDEGLVLPAITGVFDTPLMDFRDAVGPVAELLAGLDRHVGLSHEFGKRRADEAAGGLSAEAIAALHLYTCESAFYREINAILRAPDRTRVIPYLPYLRLLFSAVSQLPARTEPLWRGVSLDLRAQYPLGRTVTWWGVSSCTSKLGVARAFLGSRGKRTLFEVHPVRATGIQKFSAFTGEEEYILLPGTQLKVTDVRSERGGLCTVTLTELEEQTLVS; from the coding sequence ATGAGCGACACCACCGCCCCCGCCGCGCCCGACCCGAACGACCCGCTGGCTCTCGCGGAACTCTTCGAAGGCGGCGGCGAACCGTGGCTTCCGCTGCTCAAGCCGGTCATCGAGGCGCAGCCCGACGCGGCCGCGTTCATAGGCCCGGGGCGCGGCCCGGAGGTCGTCCCCGTCCGCGAGCTGACCTTCCAGGCGCTCAAGCCCCACGCGCCGCACAAGTGGAAGGTCGTCGTCTTCGGCCAGAACCCGTACCCCCGGCCGGAGAGCGCCACCGGCATCGCGATGTTCGACAACACCTTCCACGACTGGACGGACAGCCAGTTCGGCAGGGTCGTCAGCATCCGCTGCATCATCAAGGCGGCGGCGATGTGGAAGTACGGCATCCCGAAGAAGACCCCGATCGCCGACGTACGCGCGCTGCTGAGGAAGCAGGACACCGTCCAGCCGCCGGAGTGGTTCCAGGCGATGCTCACCCAGGGCGTGCTGCTGCTGAACGCGGCGCTCACCGCCCGCAGCGACGGAGCGGCGGGACCCGACCGGCACACCGCCTTCTGGCGGCCGGTAGCCGAACGGATCGTCGAGGAGATCCTCAGGGCCAAGCAGGACGCCGACGAGGAGGACCGCGGTGTGGTCTTCGCCTGGTGGGGGGCGCACGCGCGCAACCTGAAGAAGGTCGTCCTCCGGCTCCAGAAGAAGTATCCCGGGGTCGAGGTCCGGCATATCGACCACCCCAATCCCGCCGCGCAGGGCGACGTCTTCTGCGACGGCGACCACTTCGCGATGGTGAACGAGGCCCTCGCCTCGCTCGGCGCGGACCACGTCGACTGGCTCCCGAGCACGGGCTGGAACACGCACGCCACGGAAACCGGCGGTACGGACAGCGGCACCGCCGAGCGCATGGGCGCGTTCATCGCGTCCACGATGGAGCTGCACCAGCTGTACCTGGAACGACTGGCCGGTGTGAAGGACGAGGGCCTCGTCCTTCCCGCGATCACCGGTGTGTTCGACACCCCGCTCATGGACTTCCGCGACGCGGTGGGCCCCGTCGCCGAGCTGCTGGCCGGTCTTGACCGGCACGTCGGCCTGTCGCACGAGTTCGGCAAGCGGCGCGCGGACGAGGCGGCCGGCGGCCTGTCCGCCGAAGCGATCGCCGCCCTCCACCTCTACACCTGCGAGTCGGCGTTCTACCGGGAGATCAACGCCATCCTGCGCGCCCCGGACCGGACCAGGGTCATCCCGTACCTCCCTTACCTGCGGCTGCTGTTCTCGGCGGTCTCGCAGCTTCCCGCCCGCACCGAGCCGCTGTGGCGCGGGGTGTCGCTCGACCTGCGCGCGCAATACCCGCTCGGACGGACCGTCACCTGGTGGGGCGTGTCCTCGTGCACGTCGAAGCTCGGCGTGGCACGGGCCTTCCTCGGTAGCCGCGGCAAGCGGACGCTGTTCGAGGTGCACCCCGTCCGGGCCACCGGCATCCAGAAGTTCTCCGCCTTCACCGGCGAGGAGGAGTACATCCTTCTGCCGGGCACCCAGCTCAAGGTGACGGACGTACGCAGCGAGCGCGGCGGACTGTGCACCGTGACGCTGACCGAGCTGGAGGAGCAGACCCTCGTGTCCTGA
- a CDS encoding SDR family NAD(P)-dependent oxidoreductase: MSKRLAGRTALVTGATSNIGRAVAEAFAAEGAHVAVSGRSAARGKEVVDAIRARGGRADFVPADLDGSAAASRALAQEATRVLGGRIDVLVNNAGIYPGDTTAATDEKTFDQVYAVNVKAPFFLTATVAPAMVEAGGGAIINLGSWVARLGIPIGALYSSTKGAVETLTRAWAAEFGPRGVRVNAISPGVVQTSAPGEAHPAEVMMKGTPAGRMGTPEAVAHAAVYLAGDESSFVHGIVLDVDGGRTTAAVIAG; the protein is encoded by the coding sequence ATGTCGAAGCGGCTCGCGGGCAGGACCGCGCTGGTGACCGGTGCGACCAGCAACATCGGACGGGCGGTCGCGGAGGCCTTCGCCGCCGAGGGAGCGCACGTCGCCGTCTCCGGCCGCAGTGCCGCGCGGGGCAAGGAGGTCGTCGACGCGATCCGCGCACGCGGTGGCCGCGCCGACTTCGTACCCGCCGACCTGGACGGCAGCGCCGCCGCCTCGCGGGCACTGGCCCAGGAGGCGACCCGGGTGCTCGGCGGCCGGATCGACGTCCTGGTCAACAACGCGGGCATCTACCCCGGCGACACCACGGCGGCCACCGACGAGAAGACCTTCGACCAGGTCTACGCCGTGAACGTGAAGGCCCCGTTCTTCCTGACCGCGACCGTCGCACCCGCCATGGTGGAGGCCGGCGGCGGGGCGATCATCAACCTGGGCTCCTGGGTCGCCCGCCTCGGCATTCCGATCGGCGCCCTCTACAGCTCCACCAAGGGCGCCGTGGAGACGCTGACCCGGGCCTGGGCGGCGGAGTTCGGGCCGCGGGGCGTCCGGGTGAACGCGATCTCCCCCGGCGTGGTGCAGACCTCGGCGCCGGGCGAGGCCCACCCCGCCGAGGTCATGATGAAGGGCACCCCGGCGGGCCGGATGGGCACCCCCGAGGCCGTCGCGCACGCCGCCGTGTATCTGGCCGGTGACGAGTCCTCGTTCGTGCACGGCATCGTGCTCGACGTCGACGGCGGCCGTACCACCGCCGCCGTCATCGCCGGCTGA
- a CDS encoding MFS transporter, with amino-acid sequence MTTGSAGERQARPWYVVAAVVFAVVMAGTTLPTPLYGLYREEIGFSEFLVTVVFAVYAGGVITALLVAGNFSDILGRRPVLLTGLALSMLSAVCFVFEGGLPLLFIGRLLSGFAAGLFSGGATAAVTELAPPGQQGRAALTATAANMGGLGCGPLIAGLLAQYEPHPLRLPFLVHLALLVLASGVIWAMPETVAVRYPRPPLRPQGMVVPHEARRVFVPAALSAFAGFSLLGLFTAVAPAFVATYLDVDNLAVSGVIVLSVFLASMAGQMLMGRTGAVRALPLGCAVLTVGLVLIGCALLAESLAVLIAGGVVSGLGQGLAFRASVANVSRVAPAGQRGGTISALFVAAYVGISVPVVGIGAVAVAVGLRTAGLIFVACVIVLSTAVAAYLVRRPMPAA; translated from the coding sequence ATGACGACTGGCAGTGCGGGAGAGCGTCAGGCGCGGCCGTGGTACGTCGTCGCCGCGGTGGTGTTCGCCGTGGTCATGGCCGGGACCACGCTCCCGACACCGCTGTACGGGCTCTACCGTGAGGAGATCGGCTTCTCCGAATTCCTCGTGACGGTGGTATTCGCGGTCTACGCCGGCGGCGTTATCACCGCGCTTCTCGTCGCGGGGAATTTCTCCGACATCCTGGGCCGGCGTCCGGTGCTCCTGACCGGTCTGGCGCTTTCCATGCTGAGTGCGGTCTGCTTCGTCTTCGAAGGCGGATTGCCGCTGCTCTTCATCGGACGCCTGCTCTCGGGTTTCGCCGCGGGGCTCTTCAGCGGCGGCGCCACGGCCGCCGTCACCGAACTGGCGCCCCCGGGGCAGCAGGGGCGGGCGGCGCTCACCGCGACGGCCGCCAACATGGGCGGCCTGGGGTGCGGGCCGCTGATCGCCGGGCTGCTGGCGCAGTACGAACCCCACCCGCTGCGGTTGCCCTTCCTGGTCCACCTGGCGCTGCTCGTCCTGGCGAGCGGCGTCATCTGGGCGATGCCGGAGACCGTGGCCGTCCGCTACCCGAGACCGCCGCTGCGCCCGCAGGGCATGGTGGTGCCACACGAGGCGCGCCGCGTGTTCGTCCCGGCGGCTCTGTCGGCCTTCGCCGGCTTCTCCCTGCTCGGCCTGTTCACCGCCGTGGCGCCGGCCTTCGTCGCCACCTACTTGGACGTGGACAATCTCGCTGTCTCCGGTGTGATCGTCCTCTCGGTCTTCCTCGCCTCGATGGCAGGGCAGATGCTGATGGGCCGTACGGGGGCGGTGCGCGCGCTGCCGCTGGGCTGCGCCGTCCTGACGGTGGGGCTGGTCCTCATCGGCTGCGCGCTGCTCGCCGAGTCGCTGGCCGTGCTCATCGCGGGCGGGGTGGTCAGCGGCCTCGGCCAAGGGCTGGCCTTCCGCGCGTCGGTGGCCAACGTGAGCCGGGTCGCCCCCGCGGGGCAGCGCGGCGGCACCATCTCGGCGCTGTTCGTCGCCGCCTACGTCGGCATCTCGGTGCCGGTGGTGGGCATCGGCGCGGTGGCGGTCGCCGTGGGCCTGCGCACCGCGGGGCTGATCTTCGTGGCCTGCGTGATCGTCCTGTCGACCGCGGTGGCCGCCTACTTGGTACGCCGCCCCATGCCGGCGGCGTGA
- a CDS encoding TIGR03619 family F420-dependent LLM class oxidoreductase has product MTMHVGFALPYLNHVAHEVSRTAEFAREAEKAGAASLWVGDRNFAAVNPKVGAGGFGSTIPVEYRTAADPFVVLGVAAAATERVKLGSHVLIAPVYPPAQLARSLTTIDRISKGRLLPGFGIGWSPEEFEGANLDFRRRGARMDELLDALELLWTQDPVEYHGKHIELPLQYAPLKPVHKPRPPIYIGGLAGAALKRVGERADGWLPAFAVPDFVDVETVLAQRAQIDAYATEAGRDPADIDTIMRVNPSPGVPFQQTADVIKRTAERTGIDHFMVEYMSLPDVDASLQMVTEILALIERG; this is encoded by the coding sequence ATGACCATGCACGTCGGATTCGCGCTTCCGTATCTGAACCATGTGGCCCATGAGGTCTCGCGCACGGCCGAGTTCGCCCGCGAGGCGGAGAAGGCGGGGGCGGCGAGCCTCTGGGTCGGCGACCGCAACTTCGCCGCAGTGAATCCCAAGGTCGGTGCCGGGGGCTTCGGTTCGACCATCCCGGTCGAATACCGCACGGCCGCCGACCCGTTCGTGGTGCTGGGTGTGGCCGCCGCGGCCACCGAGCGGGTCAAGCTCGGCTCGCACGTCCTGATCGCACCGGTCTACCCGCCCGCGCAACTGGCCAGGAGCCTGACCACGATCGACCGGATCAGCAAGGGGCGCCTGCTGCCCGGTTTCGGCATCGGCTGGTCCCCCGAGGAGTTCGAGGGCGCGAACCTCGACTTCCGCCGGCGCGGCGCGCGGATGGACGAACTGCTGGACGCGCTGGAGCTGCTGTGGACGCAGGACCCGGTGGAATACCACGGCAAGCACATCGAACTGCCGCTGCAGTACGCCCCGCTGAAGCCGGTTCACAAGCCGCGCCCGCCCATCTACATCGGCGGACTCGCCGGCGCCGCGCTCAAGCGGGTCGGAGAGCGCGCCGACGGCTGGCTGCCGGCGTTCGCCGTACCGGACTTCGTCGACGTGGAAACGGTGCTGGCCCAGCGCGCGCAGATCGACGCCTACGCCACCGAGGCCGGACGTGATCCCGCGGACATCGACACGATCATGCGCGTCAACCCCTCCCCCGGAGTCCCGTTCCAGCAGACCGCCGACGTCATCAAGCGGACGGCCGAGCGCACGGGTATCGATCACTTCATGGTCGAGTACATGTCGCTGCCCGATGTCGACGCCTCGCTCCAGATGGTCACGGAGATCCTGGCGCTGATCGAACGCGGCTGA
- a CDS encoding DUF1062 domain-containing protein has product MLTVWVVMPTCLPLVLRRCHTCTSESFRANGKFRLNAHHKLIDAWLLALCTGCGDTAKLTVLERVNVRSVRSELLDRLHGNDPVLAAELLQDPVVQRRNHIALGWDGAWRLDTGEPDEPDEPDDQDSEVIDVSVRFAARIPVRPVRLIAEGCGLSRAEVERLITEGRLVSAVRLNAKLSGDFTFTLKR; this is encoded by the coding sequence GTGCTCACTGTCTGGGTGGTCATGCCCACCTGCCTGCCGCTCGTTCTCCGGCGCTGCCATACGTGCACGTCCGAGAGCTTCCGGGCAAACGGCAAATTTCGCCTCAACGCACACCACAAGCTCATCGACGCCTGGCTCCTCGCGCTCTGTACCGGTTGCGGGGACACCGCGAAGCTCACGGTCCTGGAGCGGGTGAATGTGCGCTCCGTACGATCGGAGCTGCTGGACCGGCTGCACGGCAACGACCCTGTCCTGGCAGCGGAGTTGCTCCAGGATCCGGTCGTGCAGCGCCGTAACCACATCGCCCTCGGCTGGGACGGCGCGTGGCGCCTCGACACCGGCGAACCCGATGAACCCGATGAGCCGGATGACCAGGACAGCGAGGTGATCGACGTCTCGGTCCGCTTCGCGGCGCGGATCCCCGTCCGGCCGGTACGGCTGATCGCTGAAGGGTGCGGTCTGTCGCGGGCCGAGGTCGAACGGCTGATCACGGAGGGCAGACTCGTCTCGGCGGTCCGGCTGAACGCCAAGCTCTCCGGCGACTTCACCTTCACGCTCAAGCGCTGA
- a CDS encoding flavin reductase family protein, which translates to MRIDFDPNELDRNTFYRLLTATVVPRPIAWVSTTSAAGTDNLAPHSFFSVSCVSPPVVQFTSVGRKDSLRNVEETGQFVVNLASEHLFEEINATGTDFPRGASEFDEVGIAREPSLRVKPPRVAASPVALECELHSTVRLGDSTVVFGRVVHAAVSEAVLTDGHPDVHKLRPLARLGKDEWSTLGEVLEIKRISFQQWQEGRRR; encoded by the coding sequence ATGCGTATCGACTTCGATCCGAACGAGCTGGACCGCAACACCTTCTACCGGCTGCTGACCGCGACGGTCGTGCCGCGGCCGATCGCGTGGGTGTCCACGACCTCGGCGGCCGGGACGGACAATCTGGCGCCGCACAGCTTCTTCTCGGTGTCCTGCGTGAGCCCGCCGGTCGTGCAGTTCACGTCGGTGGGGCGGAAGGACTCGTTGCGGAACGTCGAGGAGACCGGGCAGTTCGTGGTCAACCTGGCGTCCGAGCACCTTTTCGAGGAGATCAACGCGACGGGGACCGATTTCCCGCGCGGGGCGAGCGAGTTCGACGAGGTCGGGATCGCGCGTGAGCCGAGCCTGCGGGTGAAGCCGCCGCGCGTGGCGGCCTCGCCGGTGGCGCTGGAGTGCGAGCTGCACAGCACGGTCAGGCTGGGGGACTCCACCGTGGTCTTCGGGCGGGTCGTGCACGCGGCCGTGTCGGAGGCGGTGCTGACCGACGGGCACCCGGACGTGCACAAGCTGCGCCCGCTGGCCCGGCTCGGCAAGGACGAGTGGAGCACCCTCGGCGAGGTGCTGGAGATCAAGCGGATTTCGTTCCAGCAGTGGCAGGAGGGGCGGCGTCGCTGA